In the genome of Candidatus Omnitrophota bacterium, the window AAATGTTTAATGGTTTTCTTTTTGTTCGCCATGACTCGCCTCCCTTATTTCGTTTTCCATGGAGGATAAAGGAAACTCAAACGGAATATAGTCTATGTCATAAACCGGTTTATGTCAATAATTACTATGGAATAAATTCATCGCCGCAGAGATCGAAGGCCCAAAAGTGGTTAAATTTATGGGAGGAAGAATAAAACATTGCCTTGCCGATTTCCAAGGAGCATGGTTTATCTTCGCGCCGTACTATTGTATGATGATTTACATTTATTCAGCGAGAAAGGATTCGATCATGAAGAAGTTGGGAACGCAACGAATAGTTCTGTTTGTTTTGATGACGCTAACTGCGGGACTGGCGATGACAGCCGCCGCCGAACCGCTAATCCTCACAGCGGTTGCGCAAGAGGATCGCATTCAGATTTTCGCCGATGGAATACTATTCACGGAATACCGCTTCCGTCCCGAACAAAAATATCCCTATTTCTATCCCGTCAACGGTCCCGCTTCCAGCGAGAGCGTTACGACGGAAACCTCGGAGCCGTACCCCCATCATCACTCCCTCTTCTTCGGCTGCGACCGCGTCAACGGCGGCAATTATTGGCAGGACGTCAACGAACGGGGCCAGATCGTTTCCGAAACCGTCAAATGCCAGCAGGCCAAGGGAGATAAAATCGTCATTACGAATCAATGCCTTTGGAAACGTTCCGGCGCCGAGCCGCCTTTTCGCGACGAACGAACCATCACCATAACCGCTCCATCCGAATCTCTGCGCATCATCGATTTCGACGTTGAGGTTACCGCCCTTATGGACGCGCATATCGAAAAGACCAACCACTCCCTCTTTTCCGCCCGCATGGTTCCCGAACTCGCAGTAACTGGCGGAGGAACACTCGTCAACGCCAACGGCGATAAGAGCGAGAAAGGAACCTTTGGCGTCAAGGCGCCGTGGTGCGATTATTTCGGAACCCGCAACGGCGTCACGGAAGGCCTAGCCATCTTCGATCATCCTGCTAATCCCTGGCATCCCAGCAAATGGTTCACGCGCGATTACGGCTTTTTCTCCCCCACGGAAATGAACTGGCTGGAGGATGGATCCGTAGACTTATTCAAAGACGAAATCAACCGCCTGCGCTACCGCGTCGTTGTTCACGAGGGCGATGTAGAAAAAGCGGAAATCGCTAAACTCTATCAAAATTGGATTCAAGAATAGCTAATGCGATCAAAGTAAGGTGGATTCAAAGCGAAGCGCAACCCGCCCATCTCATAAAAACATGGAACCGCACATTCCTATCGACATGGATAAGATCAAAGCCTTTTGCGAAAAATGGAAGGTGGAAGAATTCTCGCTGTTCGGCTCCGTGCTGCGCGACGATTTCAGCCCGGACAGCGATGTGGATGTATTAGTTAAAATCTCCGATTATTCCGGAATTGGACTTTACGAATGGATGGATATGATCGAGGAAATGGAAGCGATCTTTGGCCGGAAGGTCGATTTGGTGGAAGCCGCCGCGTTGCGCAATCCGTACCGCCGCCGCGAAATCATCCGTACTAAGCAGGTGATTTATGCGCGATAAAAAGGAAGACATTTCATACGTCTGGGATATGTTGGAAGCGGCGAAATGGATTACGAAATTTCTACAAGGGAAATCTTTTTACCATTTCGAAAACGATGAGCTGCTTCGCAGCGGCGTAGAACGCAAGATAGAGATTATTGGAGAAGCGGCGAGAAATATTTCCAAAGAATTTCAAATCCATCATCCAGAGATCATTTGGACAAAAATCATCGGCTTGCGTCATCTTTTGGCGCATGAATACGGCGAAATCAAATACGAACTCTTATGGAATATTGCTTTCCTTAATGTTCCGCAATTAATTTCATTATTGGAGGCAATTCATACAAAAGAACCGCCGGAAGAAAATTCATGAAATTTGTTTTCTTATCGGCATGAAAGAAAATAAATTTTTCTCTTATAAAATGAAAACGGAGAAATAATATGCAATCGTATAAAACATTATTCAGCCTCATTGGCGCTATTGCGATTCTATCTTTATCTTCTCAAGCCGACGATCGAGCCGATTACATTCGCTCCCATTACGCCAAGTTCGAATACCAAATTCCCATGCGCGACGGCGTCAAACTCTTTACGGCGGTTTATACGCCTAACGACCGTTCGCAAAAATATCCCATCCTGATTTGCCGCACTCCCTACAGTGTAAACTCTTATGGGGCGGACAAATACATGAGCGCGATCAGCCCGCATCAGGAGTTCGAGAAGGAAGGCTTCATTTTCGTTTATCAGGACGTGCGCGGCAAATTCATGTCCGAAGGCGAATACGTCGAAATGCGTCCTCATGTTTCCGACAAGAAAACCAACCAAGACGTGGACGAAAGTTCCGATGCCTACGACTCCATCGAATGGTTATTGAATCATATCGAAAACCATAACGGCAAGGCGGGAATTGTGGGCATATCCTATCCCGGCTTCTATGCCTCTTGCGGCGCCATCGATTCCCATCCCGCATTGAAGGCCGTATCGCCCCAAGCGCCCATCGCCGATTGGTTTTGGGACGATTTTCACTTGCATGGCGCTTTTTCACTTTTTCCTACGTTTAATTTTTTCCGCGCGACGGGAGTCAAACGCGAAAAACTTGGCGCCGATTGGCCCAAGCCGGTATATGATCTCAACGTCACGGATTACTATCAATTCTTTCTCGATCTCGGACCGCTGAAAAACGTCAACAAAAATTATTTCCACGGCGAAATCGACTTTTGGAACCAAGCCGAGAAGCATCCCAACTACGACGAATTTTGGCAATCCCGCAATCTTCTTCCTCATCTTAAGAACATCAAAACGGCGGTGATGGTGGTGGGCGGCTGGTTCGATACGGAAGATTTGTACGGCCCGCTTAATACCTATCGCTCCATCGAAGAAAAGAATCAGGGAATTTTTAACGTCTTGGTGATGGGGCCGTGGTCGCACGGCGGCTGGAGCAGAATGGACGGCCAATCTCTAAGCGACGCCGATTTTGGATTCAAAACGGCCAATTATTACCAGGAAAACGTTGACCTGACTTTCTTCAAGCATTTTCTCAAGGATGACAAAAGCGATCTCCAACTTCCCGAAGCGCTGATGTTTGAGACCGGCGCCAACCGTTGGCGGCGCTTCGACGCCTGGCCGCCGAAAAAGACGGAGACGAAATCGCTTTATCTGCAAGAAGGCGGCGCGCTCTCTTTCGAAACTCCCAAACAGTCGAAAGAGACATGCGATTCCTATATCAGCGATCCCAACAAGCCCGTTCCTTATTCCATGAAGATATCCTTCTCAAATCCCGCACCGCGTGGAGCGCAGGAATTTTACGCTGAAGATCAGCGCTTCGCCGCCCGCCGTCCCGACGTTCTGGTTTATCAAACGCCGCCGCTCGAACAGGATTTAACCATCGCGGGACCGATTGGGGCGCGCCTTTTCGTCTCTACGTCGGGAACCGATTCCGATTGGATTATAAAGCTGATCGACGTCCATCCCTTAGACGCCGCCGATCTCGCTGGAGCGCAACTCCTGGTTCGCGCCCAACCTTTCCGGGGACGTTTTCGCGACAGTTATGAATTTCCCAAACCCTTCAAGCCCGGAGAAATAACGAAAATCTCCTTCGAAATGACGGATGTTTGTCATACGTTCCAACGCGGCCATCGCATGATGATCCAAATCCAAAGTTCCTGGTTCCCCTTCATCGACCGCAACCCGCAAAAGTACGTTCCCAACATCTTTCAAGCCGATGAAAGCGACTTCGTCGCCGTCACTAACAAAATTTACCATTCGAAAGCGCATCCGACGCATTTGGAGATTAAAATACTTCAACAATAAACATTTCAAATCATTCGAATGGCAATCGCCTAGGCGATGCGCCCAGCGGATGGAAGGCGTATGTGGGGAATCGAAGATAAAATAAAATTGGCCGATCGGCTATACCAAGGTATACTGATTTTAGGTTCTATTGCAGGATAGAAGCAAATTGCGATTAATTTATGCCAAGAGAAATCATTAAATAATTAAAGGAGGCCGCCATGACGTCCAAGATTGAATTTAATGATATACCTCTGTTGAGCGATTTAACCGCCATGCAAAAATCCAATTTACTGGAAAAATCATTGACGTTCTCGCGCGCGAAGGATGAAACGATTTTCAAGGAAGGAGACGATTCGACGGATATCTATTTCGTCTTGGATGGAAAAGTATTTCTACAGACCTCCACCCTGCAAGACAAACCTGTAGTAACGGATATCCTGCGCCCCGGCGACCTGCTGGGATGGTCGGGATTCTTCGAAGGAGCCAAGATGACGGCCACTGCCATTTGTAGTTCGGATGTGCGGTTGGCGAAGATCTCCCGCAATGATTTTATGGCCGAGTTGCTCAAGCACTCGGATACCGGCATCCTAGTCATGATAAAAGTAGCGGAAACCATTTCCCGGCGTTTGCGAGAAACGCGATCGAGGCTGGCGCTGCATTTGAGTGGATCCGACGTGAAGCAA includes:
- a CDS encoding nucleotidyltransferase domain-containing protein → MDSKRSATRPSHKNMEPHIPIDMDKIKAFCEKWKVEEFSLFGSVLRDDFSPDSDVDVLVKISDYSGIGLYEWMDMIEEMEAIFGRKVDLVEAAALRNPYRRREIIRTKQVIYAR
- a CDS encoding cyclic nucleotide-binding domain-containing protein, translating into MTSKIEFNDIPLLSDLTAMQKSNLLEKSLTFSRAKDETIFKEGDDSTDIYFVLDGKVFLQTSTLQDKPVVTDILRPGDLLGWSGFFEGAKMTATAICSSDVRLAKISRNDFMAELLKHSDTGILVMIKVAETISRRLRETRSRLALHLSGSDVKQESDVKQE
- a CDS encoding HepT-like ribonuclease domain-containing protein encodes the protein MRDKKEDISYVWDMLEAAKWITKFLQGKSFYHFENDELLRSGVERKIEIIGEAARNISKEFQIHHPEIIWTKIIGLRHLLAHEYGEIKYELLWNIAFLNVPQLISLLEAIHTKEPPEENS
- a CDS encoding PmoA family protein, which codes for MKKLGTQRIVLFVLMTLTAGLAMTAAAEPLILTAVAQEDRIQIFADGILFTEYRFRPEQKYPYFYPVNGPASSESVTTETSEPYPHHHSLFFGCDRVNGGNYWQDVNERGQIVSETVKCQQAKGDKIVITNQCLWKRSGAEPPFRDERTITITAPSESLRIIDFDVEVTALMDAHIEKTNHSLFSARMVPELAVTGGGTLVNANGDKSEKGTFGVKAPWCDYFGTRNGVTEGLAIFDHPANPWHPSKWFTRDYGFFSPTEMNWLEDGSVDLFKDEINRLRYRVVVHEGDVEKAEIAKLYQNWIQE
- a CDS encoding CocE/NonD family hydrolase is translated as MQSYKTLFSLIGAIAILSLSSQADDRADYIRSHYAKFEYQIPMRDGVKLFTAVYTPNDRSQKYPILICRTPYSVNSYGADKYMSAISPHQEFEKEGFIFVYQDVRGKFMSEGEYVEMRPHVSDKKTNQDVDESSDAYDSIEWLLNHIENHNGKAGIVGISYPGFYASCGAIDSHPALKAVSPQAPIADWFWDDFHLHGAFSLFPTFNFFRATGVKREKLGADWPKPVYDLNVTDYYQFFLDLGPLKNVNKNYFHGEIDFWNQAEKHPNYDEFWQSRNLLPHLKNIKTAVMVVGGWFDTEDLYGPLNTYRSIEEKNQGIFNVLVMGPWSHGGWSRMDGQSLSDADFGFKTANYYQENVDLTFFKHFLKDDKSDLQLPEALMFETGANRWRRFDAWPPKKTETKSLYLQEGGALSFETPKQSKETCDSYISDPNKPVPYSMKISFSNPAPRGAQEFYAEDQRFAARRPDVLVYQTPPLEQDLTIAGPIGARLFVSTSGTDSDWIIKLIDVHPLDAADLAGAQLLVRAQPFRGRFRDSYEFPKPFKPGEITKISFEMTDVCHTFQRGHRMMIQIQSSWFPFIDRNPQKYVPNIFQADESDFVAVTNKIYHSKAHPTHLEIKILQQ